The genomic segment AATTTTGTTACACGCCAGTATACAGTCAGAACACACTCTGCAAGGTTGTCACACCTGGCCCAGGGCTGGATGCCAGCAGCAAGTAAAGACAAGCCTCTGACCCTTCTGGTTAAATCACAGCGTGAGCCCTGAACTGCCTGTCCTGAAAATAAGTATCACATCTTGTACTGTTGTTCTGCTCCTAATTTTTTAGCTTCTGACCTCGTCAGTCCTTTTCTGGTCTGTACCCCCTTCTCTCCTCACCCTTGGATGCGAGGCTTGGGTATATAGTCCTGTTTTTCCTGCCTCAGCAGAGAAAACCCTTAGATTTTCCTTCATGATCATGATCCCCAGGCCCCCTCTGGTGTGCATTGGCTGTCTTGGACAAACATGATCTGTAACCCTGCCCTCTGGGAGCCCACACTGAGGATGTCATTTCCACTCCAATCCCCTTGTCCCCCAGCATCTGGGCTCAGTCTGAGTTTGTTATGACCTGGGATCAGAAATTGAACATTGGTTCCAGAGGTGGGATCTCGAAAACAACAAATACTCCAGCAGAGGGGCGGGTTTATCTTTCCAGATTAGTAGAGAGGGGATTGGCAGATGGTTTTGGTCTGAGGACCCAGCTGTGGGAAGTTGGGAGAGGTAAAAGGGTCTAGCAGTTGGCATTGGGCATGGGAAGCAAATGTCATTGTTACTTTGTATGGTCAGGCAGATATTTCTCCTGATGATGGTTGCTAACAAGCTTGTCTTTTTGTAATAGTCATAGTTTCACAAATCAATATCTTTGTGATTATACAGTAATAATAATGTTATTATTTATTAGCTTTTATAATGCCAAGTGCTATGTAAGTTGGGTTCTATGCATTCTACTATAcaatatgtatattaatatcaTGAGTTAGATACTATTTTTATCCCTTCTTTTATAAATGAGAtaactgagcctcagagaggttgCGTAACTCATCTAAGATCAAAAAGTAAGTAAATGGTGGAGTTAGAAATAAACTCAGGTTAACAACTATGTAAGTAGGAATATGCAAGTTAAGGTCACAATGTAACACCATTTTGTACTCAGTATATTGGCAAAAATTAAGAAGATTGATAATACCAAGTGTTGGCGAGAATATGGAGCAACAGGAGCTCTTGGACACAGCTTGTGGGAGTGTAAGCAAATGCCCCACTTTGGAAAATACATATCTTGTAAACTTGAGTATTCACATACCTCTAATTCAACTCCTTGCTTACAGGTATCTATCGCTTTTCTAAAGTTCACTTTACGCCATTTCACTTTTATGAGACATATACATTTGTAACTGTTTTTGTGAATTGAAAGAAAGCCCaagttgattttcatttttacaaaaatgaatgaaaagtgaaaatgatgtTCAGTGTTTGATCTGGGGCGAGCTGTTACAGAGGCGGCGAACACCCTGGGGAGGGGCAGCAGGGGGGAGGGGTACTGGGGCCACCAAGCTCCTTCCCCAAGAATTTCTCCTGAAACTGCACTCGGCATCTCTGCACCAGGCCACCATAGCTTTGGTTTGGCTTTGACCTGTGTCTGTGCTTTATCTCAGTTTATCTCATTTTGTGCCTCTGTTAGCAAGATCTGTCCTAAGGTAACTGTTTCTTCACTTTACACAGTTTCAGCTTTGAGATGTTTCATAGGAACACTCTACTTTTGGATAGCGGGGGAAACCTGTATATCCTAGAGGCACTGTGCTTATGTTCATGAACAGAAGTGATCACAACAGCATCAGTAATGACAGCCCAAAGTTGAAAACTGTGTCAGTCAGAGATaggcaggagacagaaaccaTCCTAGTTATTTTAACAGAGAGAATTTAATATAGAGAATTGCTAACCAAGTATAAAGTTGTTAACTGGATGACCAAAAGGTTATAAAAAGATCTCTAAGACAGAATGAAGGTAGCACTTGCAGAAGCATCTAGCATACCCCAGGCCTGAGGGAACAAAGAGAAGAGGCTGAGATTATCAAAACggaaaaacataaagcagaagacTTGCAGTACTCCACTTCAGGTATCTGAGAAAGGAGGTGTGCTCAGCTGGGGCTCAAGAGTCTTAGAAAGCAGGGCAGGAACTCAGACATCAGGAGAGAAGATTCTGGCTGGAGCTGATGGCTCTACAGTTGGGGGAAGTGCCCCATGGAGCTGAACCTAGAGCCCTGAGAAGGGGTTGCTGACTGGTGCCACAGAAGGAATTGCTGCTGTGAGGTGAAGGAGCATTACTGGGTGATGCTCATGGGGGCAGGAAGGCCACTGGAGAAGctaaagagaagaaagatgaagaagcaagtcttttctccctcctccagccctgcaGTGTCGCTCTAGCTCACCCTGCTTATTGGCAAAgtctaagcagcagcagcagcagcaaccagctCCAACTGTATCGTCACAGAGCaggtcatttttaaatttaaagtatttATGTTTAACTGTGGTGAAATATAACATAGgataaatattatcattttaaccaCTTTAAGGTATATAGTGGCATCAAGTACATTCACGCTGTTATACCACCATCGCCATCCACAGCACTTCTGTCATTTGGTAACACTGAGGCATGGCAACCCTTAAATGGCTCCCTGCTCCCCAACTCCTGACAACCAGAAACAGGAGACAAACTCCCGTCtccatgaatttgactactctaggtaccttGTGTGAGTGGAATCATACTGTATTTGTTCTTTTgcgactggcttatttcacttagcattatgtcTTCAAGTTTCACCTATATTATAGCAGTGctgaaatttccttcctttttaaggctgactaatgttccattgtataaatgtgccACATTTCGTTTATGCATTCAGCCATTGATAGAGTACAATTTTTCATACTATCAAATACTGTGTAGAAACCACCCCAGGTTAGTCTGACTATAGacattgtatatataatacaaccctctccccacccttTGCCTCTGTATGCAATAGGTTTACTTTTTCAAACCCATTAAAAACAATATCCTAACAACATGCCAGaagattttcaaaaacaaaaaaagcctgATGATAACTGGACCATCTTAACACCAGGACTTTATTTTCACCTGTTCCATTTAAAAGTCTTTCTTCTAGGCAGATGTAATTTTCAAAGTTATGACTCCATCCCATACAATTGAAGGTTCTGCCACATCATACATCTTGTTGCCTGCCAAACAGGGTTGTCGTTGCTAACCCTGGATGAGGGAAAaaccatttttttcttgatttttcttctttgcttctttGACCATCTGGACAGTTTTGGTTGCAAATGAGGGGAAGCCTACTCAAATCAGCTTAAGCAAAAACAAACTGGTGCCTGAGTTCATAGGTGGTAGTGGTGGAATTTTCTGGTTTTTTGCTCTGGAAAGACAACAGGAGTAACTCACAGAACTAGAGTCTGAAACCAGGGACTAAAGAGACCCAGCACCCTTCTGGCATGCCCGTCTCTTGTATGAccccttctctgcttctctttgatCAGCCTCTTTCTTTCCTACTGCAGGCATGTCTCTGTCACCTCACAGCAATCCTGGCCACTGGCAGCCCCAGCTTTGCAACTGCAGTAGAACAAGTATCAAGAGGGCAATGCCAGAGAAGGTCTGTGACTGGCTCTGTCAAGTCACACGGGCCACCCATTGGGCCAATCATGCTTTTAGGATGATGATGAACTGTAATTGGCCAAGCCTGGTCACATGCTGATCCCTATGGCCAGAGTAGTTGTAGGGCCTGTTGCTTTCagataaagggaaataaaaggcCTGAAAACAACCATCAAGTCACTACATGGGGTTCTGTTTTTCACCATGGCAACACTGGATAAACACCCTGGCACACGGagttctttctttgttttaataatCACCTTGTGAGAAATTCCCAAGAATAGGATTACAACCATGGTGCTGGCTGGAAGCCATATAACGTTTCTGTTTCCCAAATGTATCCACATCTCTTAGCTTATTTGTGAAATACTGCTAAGTGACAGCAGAGGAAAGAGTGACATAGAGAAGCTGAGTGACAGTTCCAGGGACATCGAGTGAACGAGGGCAGGGGTAAATCCAGAGCCCGGACTTCCCGACTCCCAGTTCAGTGCTCTCTTTCAACAGCATCACAGTCAAAGTTTAGACTGGTCGGGGGAGGTTTAAAGTCAAGGTCATCTCCAGCCTGTTAAGGGAGGGAACTTCGTCTGCTGTCTACCCCTTGAAGGAGGTGGGCCAGGCCCCTGGAGGGAAAGGGTTGGCGGCCCCTGCCTTCAGAGCCTGCTCGAGCTCTGATGGGGGAGGTCCCGCCACTCGACCTGGCATCCTCCCAGTGGACACTCTCTGCGCGGAGCTCCTCCAGGACGCTGCGAAGGTGCCTCAGTGTAAGCAGGAGTCTCTGGTCTTGGTCCTGCATCTCAGCCTAGGAGAGAGAAGAAGCATGCAAGGCAGCGGCCAGAGAACTGGACATGTCCTGGGAAGacatctccttcactgtctcattGGAGACAAGCCCACATCCTCACAGAAGCCATGTTTTCACTGAAGCCtccgtttcttcatctgcaaagtggaAAGCAAATTACTTGCCTTCCAAGGATCTCTCCCTTGTTTTAGATCCCAGCAGGACTTTGGGGGCTTTGTGATTCCAGAACTGGAGGAAGAGCACCAGACTTTCATCCATGGTAGCTGTTGGTGTTACTGATCTGTTCTCTCAGCTGTGTAGAGTGACGGACATGCTTCCCTGATAGTCAACTGGGGCTTCTTGGCCGGGCTCCAGAGGGCAGTCTTTGTGGAGCCATGCAAATTCCCAGTGATAGAGGTTAAAGCAGGCTTGACTGGGAAACTTACCAGTCAGGGACCAGTAAGTGGAGACTCAAAACTCATCTCTTGGCATCAAGTGGAGGTGGGGGTGCATTTGGGCCTGGGAGGCCCCTCTACCTACAGGTcatcccccctacccccacctgtTCTTCCTCCTCATGGGTAGGAGAGAAGTACTTTATCAAATGAAAATCAGCGCTTTGAGTTCAGATACTAAGCAGTCTTAATGCGGAAGCCCAGTGTTTAGGGGAGCACAAGGAGGGAGCAGCACACAGCCTATAATAAGCTGTGGCTCCTGCTATTGGAGTCCCCTGGACCCATGAGAATCCCTACTGGGTCAGCCCCTCCCACCAAGGTGAGGACAGGGTTGGGTCCCAGCTGGTCCGTTGCCTGGCAACCCAGGCAGGTCTTTCTTGGACAATTCTTTCTGTCCccacatcccccccacccccacccccaccagccagAAGTAGAAGCTCacgttttttgtttctttcttttttttaagtttttttaagttGTTGAATTGATCAGTCTATTTTTAACggccctctccttcctcttcagGATGATAAATTCTCCCAGGGTTGAAACTGGCATATTGAGATCCAAACCTTGGGTGCCCTCTGGGGTTCCCCCAAAccactcccttctctctctcgGCTAATGTACCCACATACTATGGGGGCATCCTTCTATTTTTGGACTCGGAAGAAACACCTCAAGGAGAGGTGTAAGACCTGGCTTCCTGAGCAGTTACTGAGGGACCAAGTAACACTGTTCATAAGTTCAGGGGAGTTAGTGCCCCACGGCATGGACATTTACAGACAGGAAATGGGAGACAGGAGTGAGCGGGGTGATAAACTTCTCTCGGGCAAGGCGCAGATCCTCCTCCAGGCAGAGAGGCCCACAGCGGGCAGAACCAGCTGCCAAAAGGGCTGCTGGCCTCTTTAGGGCTCCTTCGTAAGTGGCATCTGGTTGGGTAACAAGGCATCTGCTGGACTAGTACTGGTCTTTACCCCTGCACCTCTTCCCCTCACTCTCACCCCTCTGGGCTTGTACCTCCAAATAAGCAGGAATACCCCCGTGTTTGTGCAAGTGTCTGCTTTCTAGAAGGCCCTGGCTAAGACAGCTCTGGTGTACTCCATTTCCAGCTGGGCCAGGACTGTTAAGAGCCAGTGTAGATGTGCCAAGCAAGCACTAAGTGAATTATACCATCTTCTCACCAAACTCTCACAACAACCCTTGTGATGTTAGTGCTATTGTCATCCCCCTTTTACAATCAGGAGACTGAAGTTCAAAGCCATTTGCTAGAGGCCACAAGCCACAGAGCTGGGCACATACCAGGACTCAGTGGAATTCTAAAACCAGTCTGGCAAGCACTGCGCCCAGAGCCGCCTATGTAGGCCACGACCTACTTATCCCAGCACCTGGGATGTCACCTGTGCGCGGTGTGGCTGATCCCAGATGGGAGCCTGTGGGGCCTACACCCCAGCCTGCAGCTCTGCCCCAGCCCAGGGAGCACCTGGGAGGCAGGAACCAGGGGACCTTGGACGATATGGGGTGAAGGTGTAaggtaaaaagaaatacaaaacctTACCAGCTCTTTTCTCAGCCACTCCAGGGTCTGCCCAAGACCCGAGGTTGGctcttctattgttttcatctcagCGTCCTCGGGTGAAAGCTTGATGCCGAACTGCTCTGCTTATGGACCTGAAGGACCTTAGATTTGGACAGTCCGGCTCCCTTCTTCAGGCCAGGATCGGGGTCTGGCTAAGTCACTGAGGATGGAGTTAATGAGAGCAGGAAGTGGCTCACGTTGAAAAatgtaggttctttttttttttttttaaagggcttcAGTACTTTGAACAGagcaaggagggagggaggaggagggagatcaTTGAGCTATGGGTATCTCATTGTCTGTGGGTTCCAGAATCCAAATCTGATGCCCACAGGACCACAGAAGCTTTAAGTGacaaaattaataattattatggAAATAGGTGTCCATACTTTTTGGCCATATTGTTTTCTGAGGGCCTGTTTTGTTCTaaattacacatacacacacacacacacacttacatacatacacagataaataaaatttcatttcattcacaTCTGTGTCCCcagtccccttcctccctcccttacCCGTCTGTTGAGTCCATAGATAAGGGAAAAGCTCATTTTCCAGAAGAAAGAAAGCCCCCTTTCCTCTGGGTCCCACGCACCCCATTTCTAGCAAATGAGATCAAAACAGAAATGTGCTGTTAGACGTCTAGGAAAATGTTACCTACTTGATAAGGAAAAATATCAATGGtgctcctcctttattcttattttattctacTTCCTTCTGCCTTGAATGTGGATGCGATGACTGGAGCTACAGTATCCATCTTGCAACCCTTAGATAAAGgctcaaaaaactgcagaggcaCTGAAATCACTCAGTCACAGAATCACCAGAAGCATCTGCTTGTTTTATGAGACAAGAAATCCAATTTTTAATTGGGCAAACACTCCTAATGGACACCCATGAAGTAGGTATTCTTTAATTTTCCCTTTCAACATATACTTATgagtgcctgctgctgctgctgcagctgagtcgcttcagtcgtatctgactctctgcgaccccatggactgcagcctgccagactcttctgtccatgggattctttatttttttttgtccatgggattctctaggcaagagtactagagtgggttgcattaccttctccaggggatcttcctcactcagggattgaacccaggtctcctgcatcgcaggcagattctttaccactgagccaccagggaagtcctattgagtgcctactgtgtgccaaatcCTGCTGTAGGCAGATAGAGGAACAGAGCCcaaaatcagagagaaaaaggCTGTTCTTTCCTGGAGCTGACACCCTAATCAATGGAAACATCCAAGATCAAGTTAATATTATGATGCCAATGAATAGGATTTATTCTCACACaggctttaattttattttatccgCTTGAACTAGGAACTCCAAACTAAGAATTAACATAGTGATCACAGATAAGACGCTGAGgtgaccagaaaaataaaccaacCCGTTTTGGAGGGACTCGCCCTCCACCTGGGCTACACAAGCTGTTCATAGATAAAGCTCCACTGAAGATGAATGCATAGCCCCAGATTACAAACACACAAGGAAATTAATCACCATAAGTAAGAGTCAGCAGACACCTTCAGTAGGAGGATTAGACCTCACTTCCCCAAGAACTTCAGATGAGATAACAAAAcagtattttgaaaagaatgaaaaccatacaaaagaatttaaaaacctAAGAAAAAAAGCACTATTTCAAAaggggtatttttaaaaaacctaaataGAATTAATAGAAGTAAAAATTACAGGAACTGTTTATAAGTTAAAGAAAAATCGTGTTTATTTAAGTGTAGTTCCAAAGGATAGTTAGGGTGCGGGTACAGGACATAGGGAGGCAGACTGAGACTCAGTAGGAGGAAAGGGTTGCTAAGAATTCTTCCAAGAAGAGGGCACTCAGTCAGTGGCAGGTGAAAGCATAGCCCAGACAATCCAGGAACCTGCAAAGGGGCTCCACTGGCTCTGAGATGAGACCTGACGTGTGATGCTGACTGGGCAGGGAAGGGGGCCAAAACCAGGACACCTGGATTCTAAGCCCAGTTCTATCAAATTTTCTATTTGAGCTTGAGCCTCATAGTTTCCATTTTAAGCATAAGGAGGCTCAAAATAGTTACAAAAATGAGTTGTAAGAAACATCACATTTCTCATATCCTTTGGTTTACAGCTTGAGATGCATTCTGActgacacacacagaaaaaattttATGGGTAATTTCTCCTAGTTGAGCTGTTACTCTTTAGAACCCAAGAGGATACAAGAAACTCTTGTTTGCCACATTCACGCCCCTTCTGAACACAGAGACCAGAAATTATTGCTTCCAGGCAGGTCACCAGGCTTTGTGGCACTGGACCCTGCAATTATGGGACAACTGCCTGGATTAGAAACGGGTGTCCCAAACCAAGGCATTTACCTGTGGACTGGACAGGGGGGAGATCCTTGGCTCATGGGTGATGGCGTAAAAGCAGTCATGTTCTGGGTGGTGACCACACGATCCAATCAGGTCTTCTCTCAGAGAATCTGTATTTGATACAGTAAGAGGGGTTGGGTTGTCTCACAAGAATATTATGTAACAAAACTCTCCAAAACTCCATACCTTGAAACAACGCTTGTCTATTTTTACTCTTGAGTTTTTGGTGTGGCTGGGGTGGTCTGTACTGGGATTCAGATCTGCAGACCTGAGCCTGTGCCCcgtgccccttctcctcctcctggaaTTATCGGGCTACTGGGGCAAGTTCTTCTCTTGGCAATGGCAGAGGATAAGAGAGCAGGTGGAATCGTGTGAGGCCTCTTAAGACTTGGGCTCTGAAAATCACACTGTCACTTTTGCCATGTAAGCAAAGTGAGTCACACGGCCAAGCTCCAAATTAAGAGTATATACCACCTATGAAGAGATCATGCCACACGTGTGGTCGAGTTAGGGAAGAATGAAGAAGTGGGGCTGGGATTCTCTTCTAGAAGGAAGTTAGTTCAGAAGAGAGGCCACAGGCCCCAAGGGGCCCAGAGGGAAGGCGGCAAACAGAAACCATGAGGTGGCAGCAGCAGGAGACCAGAGAGGACTAAGGAGACTTGAAGGGTGATTGAGGACAAGCAACATTTACTGATATCTGACTCCAGACCAAACATTGTGATGAGCCCTTGACAACACAACCCCATTTCATCCTCAAAACCTTATGACTGCCGTTTCCAAACTGAGTGCCAGGGCACTGAGAGGCACGGCAGAAAGCTCAGAGAcactgcaaaatattttaaaaatgtgacggAAGCACAATAATATCTGTTGGATACTGGACAAACTACTATTATTAAGTTGTGTGAACCTAATTTGACAAACAACCATTAGACATTTCTTTGGGCCTAGGGCTCTGTGAAAAGATTACAGAGATGCGAATAATGCCGTGAGCTGAGAACATTTGGGAACCTCTGCCTATGAGGTAGGTACCCTTGTTATCTGCATTTTATAGTTGATTAAGAACCTATTATTAAcctgttttacaggtgaggaaactaaagctcaaAGAGGCATAGATTTTCCTAGAGTTACTCTGGCAAGTAGGCAACAGGGTTGGAATTAGAACTCATTCTCCCTTATCTGTGTGGGAGGGTCTTGCCTGTTGCTTTGCAGGGGTGGAAGTCAGTGGGGGCTTGGGTTAGGCACTGCTGCCATGCTGGGGGCTCTCTGCCCAACACAGGAGTGGTGTTGATAGGAGTGCATGGCAGTTAGAGCCTCTAATGCTCTGTCCTTGACTTCTAGTGCCAACACTGAATTACCCTGGGAAGCCATGTCTTGTGGGTAACTTGCTTTGAtgcactttcatttatttttaatccccCTCTCACGATCCTGGCTCAGAAGACATTTTATTTCACAGGCTTGGAAAGGCTTGGCACGTGGGGAGAAAGGGATGTGGAGCCAGGAGACCTAGAAAGGAAAGAACTTCAACTCCTCAGCGAGGAAAACTGTCCTCACCAGTTATCAAGGCCAGAATGGCCATCCACATGTCACCCATGGGCAGCTCGTAACATGGCTTCCATGTGCCAGACCCTGGCCTATACACCAGGAGCATAGCGGTGAGTAAGAAAGACCTCACATCTGACCTCACAGGGCTCATGATCCAGCTAGCAAGAGAGGTCATTAgcaatgaagtggttcaaaagtcATACCTTATACCACAAGCCTGGCATATATATGTGAATGAATAAACGAAAAAGtgtgcagatgaagaaaccacaGCTCAGATGGAGATGTGAGTTACCCAAGCAAGTCAGCAGCTAGGGCAAAATTGCAAGTTGTTCCTCTATATCCTTTCACACATGGCAAAAGACTATTCCTAGACTCCCTTGCAGGGAAGTGTGGTCAGATGACTAACTCCTGGTCAGTGGGATATGAATGGAAATGATGTGTGAAATTTCTGGGCTGTGCCCTGtaaaggagggaggagggttcctgcccctccccctgtTTCTCCTTCTGCTAACTGGAATATAGTCGTAAGGCCTGGAGGTGGAGCAGTCATCTTGGACCATCAGGTGGAGGATGGTATTGCAATAACATAAAAAGAACCAGGGTCTCTAGTGACTGTGAAGCCACTGTGTCAGCCTTAACTGCCGTGAATActtttaaatgaaagagaaatgagcTCTGTTTTTTTGCAGGTATTATCATTTTGGGTCTTCTTATTATAGGAGTCAAACCAATGTCCTAAAAATACAACAGCAGAGCTAGTGAGAGAAGGCAGGTTCCTTGATTTTCCCTACTCAGGTCcttcctatatattttattctcttccaaGTGTTTTCTTGTTCGTGACCTGATCTACTCCTCACAACAGCTCTGTGAAGTCCTTAGCAGGGAGAGGATTTCTGTGATGCTCTCTAGGCAGACAGGGAACCCAAGATGCAAGAGTAGTAGCTGAGACACATGGGCAAAGTTATTTCCATCTCTTCGATGGGGCAAGTGGGCTAAGTGATGTCACTGAGCTCTGCCTCTATGTCTGACTCCTAATCTAAGGCCCTACGAACCCTTGAGGGTGGTCCCTCATTTATCCTGGGCACCTTAGCCCTCATCCCCACTTTGTGAAATACAAATGAGGTGGAAgtttagcagagagaagcttcCACATTGTGAGAGCTCTTAAACCCACCTTTCCTGCCACGCAAGCAGATGCCATTATAGCGGCTAGCAGGAGCACAGGGTTGGAGGACCAGTTGACTTGGGGAGTCCCAACACCACCTCTTCTTCTGTGTTGTTTATCACCTTCCAGCAGGCTTTCCCTTCAACCCAGACAGCAAGGCTGGTGATCCAAGCATTTGTCTTATGCTTGTGCCCTTATCTGTGTACTCATGGGTCCTGAACACACGTCCTGCACCTCCTGAGTCCTGTAGCAAATGCTGCCAGGGCCCCGCCATATACCCCTGATATTCTTCTTCTCCATATGTGCCCAGGGCTTCTGACTGCAAAGCACATCTGACTCTCTGCTTAAGAAACATGCTTGACCTGGGCAGAGGACAGTGCTGGCAAATAGGTGTTGTAGATAAATATCTTGCCTCCCTTGGCTCCTGGGTGGAACAAGACTCAGTCCAGCAGGACTGAGTCCCCAGTGTCAGCGGCAGCCGTGTGCTCATCAGTACATTGGAAGCCTTCCCTTCTGTGTCTAACTCCCTCCTCTACTGCGCTTTCTGGACCACCTCCCAGGTAGACCACTTGCCCTAAAGTTCTTGTCTTGGGTTTGCTTCTGGGGGAACTCAACCTATGACAGGTCTCATCCATGTGTGCCCTGTACATGAGTTGTGTGTACCTCTTCTGCGCGTGAGCGTCCTGTACAGAATATGTGAATATCCTAGCCCTCCTGCTCTGTACACAGGCCCCCAGGTACATGTGTCCTACACACACCTGTCGCATGCCCAGGTACCCAGGACACAGCTCTGTGCCCACTTTTGTCAGGGAAGCAAGGCCTTTGATGCTGATGAGGTGGTGGAGACTGAGAAAGCAGAGTGGAATGGCGGGAAAAGTGTAATTTCTTGGCCCCAACTAGCTTTGAGTGTGACTCTGAGGCAAGCTGCCCAATTGATTTGAACCccaattccctcctccagtggatgaGTAGGAGGTAAAACTGAAACTGGTGGGAAGAATATGCATGCAGCCAGTCAGCCTTGGGGCTTTGAGGTCCTCAAATCCATCTGGAAGTCAGAGGCTCTTGGCTCTCGTTGTATTTCTATTAATACTCTCCCTCAGGGTGGCCACAGAACACTCTCTTCTGTCTTTGGCACTCAATTTTCTTAGACATAAAAAAAGGGGATTAGGATTCCCCTGGCTGTTTAGCAattaggactcggtgctttcacCGTGGTgtcctgggttcaacccctggtcagggaactaagaccctgcaaacCATGAGgtgcaaccagaaaaaaaaaaaagaagggtcaGGGGAAATAGCAACAGCTCAGGAATTTtgcacatgctttgaaaattatgACAGCACTCAGCATTGTGGTTATCAGCACTGAGTTGGGGTTTGGATTTGAACCCCAGAAACATCGTAAactggttgtgtgaccttgggcaagttattacTCATTCTTGCCTCCACTTCCTCAtcttaaaatagagataataatagcACCAGTGATCCATGCCTCTCAGTATTCATACACTTATGTAGACCTCCCTGCCCTTGACTCTGGGCTGGCCTGTGAGCTTCCTTAAAGCAACAGAATGCAGCAGAAGTGACATTGTGCCAATTTCTGTTATTAACATCTTATTTTAGTATGATAagtttgttacaattaatgaactGACATTGATGTGTTATTACTAGCTGAAGTCcatattttattcagatttccttagtatTTGCCTAatgctctttttttctgttccaggatctcaTCCAGGACACCA from the Dama dama isolate Ldn47 chromosome 23, ASM3311817v1, whole genome shotgun sequence genome contains:
- the C23H20orf202 gene encoding uncharacterized protein C20orf202 homolog, whose protein sequence is MKTIEEPTSGLGQTLEWLRKELAEMQDQDQRLLLTLRHLRSVLEELRAESVHWEDARSSGGTSPIRARAGSEGRGRQPFPSRGLAHLLQGVDSRRSSLP